A genomic region of Phragmites australis chromosome 2, lpPhrAust1.1, whole genome shotgun sequence contains the following coding sequences:
- the LOC133899072 gene encoding peroxiredoxin-2F, mitochondrial-like — MASALARRAGGSATAALWGVARGFASVGSDIVTAAPGVSLQKARSWDEGVATKFSTTPLKDIFYGKKVVIFGLPGAYTGVCSQAHVPSYKNNIDKLKAKGIDSVICVSVNDPYVLNGWAEKLEAKDAIEFYGDFDGSFHKSLDLEIDLSAALLGHRSHRWSAFVDNGKIKAFNVEKAPSEFNISSAEVLLDQI; from the exons ATGGCGTCGGCTCTGGCGAGGAGGGCGGGGGGCTCCGCCACGGCGGCCCTGTGGGGCGTGGCGAGGGGCTTCGCGTCGGTGGGGTCCGACATCGTCACGGCGGCGCCCGGCGTGTCGCTGCAGAAAGCGCGGTCCTGGGACGAGGGCGTCGCCACCAAGTTCTCCACCACCCCTCTCAAGGACATCTTTTAC GGGAAGAAGGTGGTCATCTTCGGCCTGCCT GGTGCATATACAGGAGTTTGTTCACAAGCGCATGTTCCCAGTTACAAGAACAACATTGATAAGTTGAAAGCAAAAGGGATTGACTCTGTTATCTGTGTCTCTGTGAACGATCCGTATGTTCTTAATGGATGGGCAGAAAAGCTAGAGGCTAAAGATGCA ATTGAGTTCTATGGTGACTTTGATGGGAGTTTCCACAAAAGCTTGGATTTGGAGATAGATCTCTCTGCTGCTTTGCTTGGCCACCGCTCCCACAG GTGGTCGGCCTTTGTTGACAATGGTAAGATCAAGGCTTTCAATGTTGAGAAAGCCCCTTCGGAGTTCAATATTTCTAGCGCCGAGGTGCTCTTGGATCAGATCTGA
- the LOC133909851 gene encoding uncharacterized protein LOC133909851: MASIVLLLSELLGGESASVLAANRYMGGHSLREFRPAVTEASAKVGARPAGADHAAAAGTGREEKRKEESFEDLLVSRIAVDVMWP; encoded by the coding sequence CTGTCGGAGCTGCTGGGCGGGGAGAGCGCCAGCGTGCTGGCGGCCAACCGCTACATGGGCGGCCATAGCCTGCGGGAGTTCCGGCCAGCGGTGACGGAGGCGTCGGCCAAGGTCGGCGCACGGCCGGCGGGAGCAGACCACGCGGCCGCCGCCGGGACAGGGcgggaggagaagaggaaggaggagtcCTTCGAGGATCTTTTGGTGTCCAGGATAGCGGTCGATGTGATGTGGCCTTGA